In Harmonia axyridis chromosome X, icHarAxyr1.1, whole genome shotgun sequence, a single window of DNA contains:
- the LOC123685613 gene encoding histone H3 — protein MARTKQTARKSTGGKAPRKQLATKAARKSAPATGGVKKPHRYRPGTVALREIRRYQKSTELLIRKLPFQRLVREIAQDFKTDLRFQSSAVMALQEASEAYLVGLFEDTNLCAIHAKRVTIMPKDIQLARRIRGERA, from the coding sequence ATGGCCCGTACGAAGCAAACCGCAAGAAAATCCACTGGCGGAAAGGCACCGCGTAAGCAACTTGCCACAAAAGCGGCACGTAAAAGTGCACCCGCTACTGGTGGCGTAAAAAAACCTCATCGTTACCGTCCAGGTACCGTAGCTCTTCGTGAGATCCGTCGTTATCAGAAAAGTACCGAGCTGTTGATTCGCAAACTTCCTTTCCAAAGGTTAGTGCGTGAAATTGCCCAAGACTTCAAGACCGATCTCCGTTTCCAGAGCTCCGCCGTGATGGCCCTTCAAGAAGCTAGCGAAGCTTATCTGGTCGGTCTATTCGAAGATACAAATTTATGTGCCATTCACGCCAAGAGAGTAACCATTATGCCGAAGGACATTCAACTTGCTCGACGTATCCGTGGCGAACGTGCTTAA
- the LOC123685616 gene encoding histone H2B-like, translated as MPPKTSGKAAKKAGKAQKNISKSDKKKKRKRKESYAIYIYKVLKQVHPDTGISSKAMSIMNSFVNDIFERIAAEASRLAHYNKRSTITSREIQTAVRLLLPGELAKHAVSEGTKAVTKYTSSK; from the coding sequence ATGCCTCCTAAAACTAGCGGAAAAGCTGCCAAGAAAGCTGGCAAGgcccaaaaaaacatttctaaaagcgacaagaagaagaaacgcaAGAGGAAGGAAAGTTACGCTATCTACATTTATAAAGTATTGAAACAAGTCCATCCGGATACGGGTATTTCAAGCAAGGCTATGAGCATCATGAACAGTTTCgttaatgatattttcgaaCGCATCGCCGCCGAGGCGAGTAGACTTGCTCACTACAACAAACGTTCGACAATAACCAGCAGGGAAATTCAAACAGCAGTGCGCCTTCTCTTGCCCGGTGAGTTGGCAAAACACGCCGTCAGCGAAGGAACTAAAGCAGTAACAAAATACACCAGTTCCAAATAA
- the LOC123685614 gene encoding histone H2A: protein MSGRGKGGKVKGKAKSRSNRAGLQFPVGRIHRLLRKGNYAERVGAGAPVYLAAVMEYLAAEVLELAGNAARDNKKTRIIPRHLQLAIRNDEELNKLLSGVTIAQGGVLPNIQAVLLPKKTEKKS, encoded by the coding sequence ATGTCTGGTCGCGGTAAAGGTGGAAAAGTTAAGGGTAAGGCAAAGTCTCGTTCCAACCGAGCTGGATTACAATTTCCAGTTGGTCGTATTCATCGTTTATTACGCAAAGGAAATTATGCTGAACGAGTTGGAGCTGGAGCACCCGTCTATCTAGCCGCTGTTATGGAATATCTAGCCGCCGAAGTTTTGGAATTGGCCGGTAACGCAGCACGTGACAACAAGAAAACCAGAATTATTCCCAGACATCTTCAGCTGGCAATCAGAAACGACGAAGAGTTGAACAAATTGCTATCGGGAGTAACTATCGCTCAAGGTGGTGTTTTACCGAATATCCAAGCCGTCCTCTTGCCAAAGAAGACAGAAAAGAAATCATAA